A window from Toxoplasma gondii ME49 chromosome IX, whole genome shotgun sequence encodes these proteins:
- a CDS encoding uracil-DNA glycosylase (encoded by transcript TGME49_307650), whose translation MDRTMDNPVLSSSCCPPCRVMSDTENKENARINMEETVLSSASCGTTEAVVDSEKQAGHRSITAGEPTIMAFDGDAVLSGKEPLDKPSGRNPCNVGRNLEATVAPTKRRAGDLLSFEEGKRRRVITGSERMSSTQKKKSIRTLTLSSFFSVKKNTSGEEPVSIAKTVAAASACQLAAGSCSGDRQLEQVSDTVKEEHKGEGAGSVDSVSLVKVPTEARLVDPEGEMKATSEAAALWRQTLGDCWFDALKEELRLPYFRDCMQFIRQERQKYRVYPPSRLVFNAFKQTPLNAVKVVVVGQDPYHQPGQAMGLAFSVPRGIPLPPSLQNIFKEIARNYPGSKLVDQHTNRISSFVHGDLTSWASQGVFLLNSLLTVRESTPMSHRDAGWERFTTKVINVINTQCEGVVFLLWGKPAQKKSAGVSRCRHRILEAGHPSPLSVRFFQGCQHFLKCNELLRSMGKAEIYFASSSC comes from the exons ATGGATCGAACTATGGATAATCCAGTTCTGTCTTCATCATGCTGTCCTCCGTGTCGTGTCATGTCTGACACGGAGAATAAAGAAAATGCTAGAATAAACATGGAAGAAACCGTGttgtcttctgcctcgtgcGGCACGACGGAAGCTGTCGTTGATTCAGAAAAGCAGGCAGGACATCGAAGCATAACTGCAGGCGAACCAACTATCATGGCGTTCGACGGAGATGCTGTTCTCAGTGGAAAAGAACCCTTGGACAAACCCTCAGGTAGAAATCCTTGCAACGTGGGCAGGAACCTAGAAGCGACCGTGGCGCCTACAAAAAGACGTGCTGGTGATCTTTTGTCTTTCGAGGAAGGCAAGAGACGACGAGTAATAACTGGTTCAGAGAGAATGTCATCAACTCAAAAAAAGAAATCTATCCGCACACTTACATTGtcatcgtttttctctgtcaagAAAAACACTTCTGGAGAGGAGCCAGTGTCCATCGCGAAAACCGTGGCCGCCGCGTCTGCGTGCCAGCTTGCAGCCGGGTCTTGTAGTGGTGATCGGCAGTTGGAGCAGGTTTCAGACACTGTCAAAGAGGAACAtaaaggagaaggagcggGAAGTGTCGATTCTGTCTCGTTGGTGAAAGTGCCCACGGAGGCGCGCTTGGTCGATCCAGAGGGAGAGATGAAAGCAACTTCAGAAGCAGCGGCTCTTTGGCGCCAAACCCTCGGCGATTGCTG GTTTGATGCTTTGAAGGAGGAATTGCGGCTACCGTACTTCCGTGATTGCATGCAATTTATCCGCCAAGAGCGTCAAAAATATCGAGTGTATCCTCCGTCACGTCTGGTTTTCAACGCCTTCAAACAAACCCC ACTAAACGCCGTAAAAGTCGTCGTCGTTGGACAGGATCCATATCATCAACCGGGACAGGCCATG GGACTAGCGTTCTCCGTCCCGCGCGGAATTCCTTTACCTCCGAGTCTGCAGAATATCTTCAAGGAAATCG CTCGCAACTACCCTGGGTCGAAGTTGGTGGATCAGCATACTAATCGAATATCTTCCTTTGTCCACGGCGATCTGACATCTTGGGCTTCACAGGGCGTCTTCCTTCTTAATTCTCTCCTCACCGTTCGAGAGAGTACCCCAATGTCTCATCGGGATGCG GGCTGGGAGCGATTCACTACAAAGGTCATTAATGTAATCAATACGCAATGCGAGGGCGTTGTGTTCCTTCTGTGGG GCAAGCCAGCGCAGAAGAAGTCAGCAGGCGTCAGTCGCTGTCGTCACCGTATCCTGGAAGCCGGGCATCCGTCGCCGCTGTCTGTTCGATTCTTCCAGG GCTGTCAACACTTTTTGAAGTGCAACGAGCTACTAAGATCGATGGGAAAGGCAGAGATCTATTTCGCATCCTCGTCATGCTAA